From Amyelois transitella isolate CPQ chromosome 4, ilAmyTran1.1, whole genome shotgun sequence, one genomic window encodes:
- the LOC106129366 gene encoding homeobox protein B-H1, producing MTVQRDERDARAPRTRFMITDILHDAAPRDLSAHRDSDSDRSATDSPGVKDDSDDVSSKSCGGDSSGLAKKQRKARTAFTDHQLQTLEKSFERQKYLSVQDRMELAAKLGLTDTQVKTWYQNRRTKWKRQTAVGLELLAEAGNYAAFQRLYGGYWAGVPAYPAQPAPAAADLYYRQAAATAAAAASATANTLQKPLPYRLYPGAPLGGVPPLGLGLPGPSAHLGSLGAPALGALGYYAQARRTPSPDLDPGSPAPPPRSPREPSLERRSDDEEDDEPIHV from the exons ATGACGGTGCAGCGCGACGAGCGcgatgcgcgcgcgccgcgaaCCCGCTTCATGATCACCGACATCTTGCACGATGCGGCGCCCAGGGATCTCAGCGCACACAGAGATTCCGACTCGGATAGGTCGGCGACCGATTCGCCAG GTGTCAAAGATGACTCTGACGATGTGTCCAGTAAAAGCTGTGGTGGGGATTCCTCGGGGCTGGCGAAGAAGCAGCGAAAAGCGAGAACAGCCTTCACGGACCACCAGTTGCAGACTCTTGAAAAGTCCTTCGAGAGACAAAAATACCTCAGTGTGCAAGATCGCATGGAACTGGCCGCGAAACTTGGCTTGACAGACACGCAAGTGAAAACCTGGTATCAGAATCGAAG GACGAAATGGAAAAGGCAAACAGCGGTAGGATTAGAACTGTTGGCGGAGGCTGGCAACTACGCTGCTTTCCAGCGTTTGTACGGAGGGTACTGGGCGGGGGTGCCCGCGTACCCGGCGCAGCCCGCGCCGGCCGCCGCGGACCTGTACTACCGGCAGGCCGCCGCCACCGCCGCCGCTGCTGCCTCTGCCACGGCGAACACCCTGCAGAAACCATTGCCATATCg GTTATACCCAGGTGCGCCATTAGGTGGCGTGCCTCCTCTAGGGCTTGGCCTACCAGGGCCCTCGGCGCATCTCGGTTCCCTCGGGGCTCCCGCGCTGGGCGCTCTAGGATACTATGCGCAAGCGCGCCGCACGCCTTCTCCAGACCTCGACCCTGGCAGTCCAGCGCCGCCACCGCGCTCTCCCAGAGAACCTTCCCTAGAAAGACGCTCTGATGACGAAGAAGACGACGAACCTATACATGTATAA